A single Brassica rapa cultivar Chiifu-401-42 chromosome A04, CAAS_Brap_v3.01, whole genome shotgun sequence DNA region contains:
- the LOC103866198 gene encoding probable pectinesterase/pectinesterase inhibitor 17, whose amino-acid sequence MAFRVYLLTFVFLCIFLASTVSGYNSKHVKAWCSKTPNPKPCEYFLTHNSDQKPIKSLSEFLKISMKLALDRAILAKSHASTLGPKCRDTREKAAWEDCLKLYDFTVSKINKTMDPDTKCSKTDSQTWLSTALTNLDTCKAGFLELGVTDFILPLMSNNVSDLICNTLAINKVPFNYTPPEKDGFPSWVKPGDRKLLQNSTPRDNVVVAKDGSGNFRTIKEAINAASGSGRFVIYVKQGVYSENLEIQKDNVMLRGDGKGRTIITGSRSVRGGSTTFKSATVAAVGDGFIARGITFRNTAGANNGQAVALRSGSDLSVFYQCSFEGYQDTLYVHSNRQFYSDCNVYGTVDFIFGNAAAIFQNCNIFARRPPGRTNTITAQGRSYQDQNTGIIIHNSRVTAASDLRPVLGSTKTYLGRPWRQYSRTVFMKTSLDSLIDPRGWLEWNGNFGLTTLFYGEFHNTGPGASTSSRVTWPGFRVIRSATEALQFTVDSFIAGSSWIPSYVPFTSGL is encoded by the exons ATGGCTTTTCGAGTTTATCTTCTGACATTTGTGTTCCTATGCATATTCTTGGCATCGACCGTTTCCGGGTATAACTCAAAACACGTGAAAGCGTGGTGCAGCAAAACTCCAAACCCCAAACCATGCGAGTATTTCTTAACCCACAACTCCGACCAAAAACCAATAAAATCTTTGTCCGAGTTCCTCAAAATCTCAATGAAACTAGCTCTAGACCGAGCCATCCTCGCCAAATCCCACGCATCCACACTAGGACCGAAGTGCCGCGACACACGTGAAAAAGCTGCATGGGAAGATTGTCTCAAGCTCTACGACTTCACCGTCTCTAAAATCAACAAGACGATGGACCCAGACACGAAGTGCTCTAAAACCGACTCTCAAACATGGCTCAGCACGGCTCTAACCAATCTCGACACTTGTAAAGCCGGGTTCTTAGAGCTAGGTGTTACCGATTTTATCCTTCCTTTGATGTCAAACAACGTCTCAGATCTTATATGCAATACACTTGCCATTAACAAAGTTCCTTTCAACTACACCCCACCGGAGAAAGACGGGTTCCCTTCGTGGGTCAAACCCGGTGACCGGAAGCTTTTGCAAAACTCAACACCTAGAGATAACGTGGTTGTGGCTAAAGATGGGTCTGGTAATTTCAGAACGATTAAAGAAGCGATCAACGCTGCTTCGGGGAGTGGTAGGTTCGTGATATATGTGAAGCAAGGCGTTTACAGTGAGAATCTCGAGATACAAAAAGATAATGTCATGTTGAGAGGTGATGGTAAAGGGAGAACGATTATCACCGGAAGCAGAAGTGTTAGAGGAGGATCGACCACGTTTAAGTCAGCTACTGTCG CGGCTGTCGGAGACGGGTTTATAGCACGTGGAATAACGTTTAGAAACACAGCGGGAGCGAACAATGGACAAGCAGTAGCTCTAAGATCCGGATCGGATCTATCCGTTTTCTACCAATGCAGTTTCGAAGGTTACCAAGACACACTATACGTTCACTCTAACCGCCAATTTTACAGTGACTGCAATGTATACGGAACAGTAGATTTTATATTCGGAAACGCAGCCGCTATTTTCCAAAACTGCAACATTTTTGCACGTCGTCCACCTGGTCGCACCAACACAATCACTGCCCAAGGAAGATCCTATCAGGATCAAAACACTGGTATTATTATTCACAACTCTCGTGTCACCGCAGCTTCGGATCTCCGACCCGTTTTAGGATCCACCAAAACTTATTTGGGTCGACCATGGAGACAATATTCTAGGACGGTGTTTATGAAGACTTCTCTTGATAGTCTGATTGATCCACGTGGATGGCTTGAGTGGAACGGTAACTTCGGTTTGACAACTTTGTTTTACGGTGAGTTTCATAATACGGGTCCGGGTGCTTCGACTTCAAGTCGGGTCACATGGCCTGGATTCCGGGTCATTCGTTCTGCCACTGAGGCTTTGCAGTTTACTGTTGATAGTTTCATTGCTGGTAGCTCTTGGATTCCCTCATACGTGCCGTTTACTTCTGGTCTTTAA
- the LOC103866197 gene encoding Golgi SNAP receptor complex member 1-2 — protein sequence MAESSLDLQESGWEELRREARKIEGDLDVKLSSYAKLGARFNQGGYGVDGGSPGGSWKSMEIEIQSSLEKLLDINDSMSRCAASAAPTTSVTQKLARHRDILHEYTQEFRRIKGNISSMREHAELLSSVRDDISEYKASGSMSPGVQVLRERASIHGSISHIDEVIGQAQATRAVLGSQRSLFSDVQGKVKNLGDKFPVIRGLLGSIRRRRSRDTLILSAVIAACTLFIIIYWVSK from the exons ATGGCAGAATCGAGCCTGGATCTGCAGGAATCCGGCTGGGAGGAGCTCCGTAGAGAAGCTCGCAAAATCGAAGGCGATCTCGACGTCAAGCTCTCCTCCTACGCCAAGCTCGGCGCCAGGTTCAATCAAGGCG GTTATGGTGTTGATGGTGGATCTCCTGGAGGATCATGGAAGTCTATGGAGATTGAGATACAATCTTCGCTTGAGAAGCTGTTGGATATTAATGATTCCATGAGTAGATGTGCTGCCTCTGCTGCACCTACAACCTCTGTTACTCAAAAGCTTGCTAGGCATAGAGACATTCTTCATGAATACACTCAG GAGTTTCGAAGGATAAAAGGAAACATAAGCTCGATGAGGGAACATGCTGAGCTCTTGAGTTCTGTCAGGGATGACATAAGTGAATATAAG GCTTCTGGTAGTATGTCACCAGGTGTGCAAGTGTTAAGGGAGAGAGCTTCAATCCATGGAAGTATATCCCAT ATTGATGAAGTCATTGGCCAAGCTCAAGCGACAAGAGCAGTTCTTGGCTCTCAACGCTCTCTGTTTTCAGATGTTCAAGGGAAAGTGAAAAATCTCGGAGATAAGTTCCCAGTGATTCGTGGCTTACTTG GTTCAATTAGAAGAAGACGATCTCGGGACACACTTATCCTCTCAGCTGTCATCGCTGCTTGTACCTTGTTTATAATCATCTACTGGGTCTCGAAATAA